In Archangium violaceum, the following are encoded in one genomic region:
- a CDS encoding Glu/Leu/Phe/Val family dehydrogenase, translating to MASEENFMRAPAPTPKRTVYTEAMEIFHRAADLIGLDKRVRLELEEPDYEHIFYVTAKLKDRLVPLAPEQARDFSDLQVTQVRNPEGLERLADGKIILNGRALLGSDVSIRRGHLRLPDGHVYQLVPGESQRFKAYRVQHNQARGPYKGGIRYHREVSLDLFKALAAEMTWKTAISEVPFGGGKGGIQIDPRSYGKEELENITLRFMYKLKGLIGPNIDIPAPDVGTNGDIMALMYRQYSDGERERHNLRGIVTGKDVRIGGSEGRAAATGQGVAFCIEDYYAEKGETLKGKSFILQGFGNVGSHGAAILQRMGARLLAVNDADGTIYNGDGIDVPALLAYVNDPKNLRRSVLGFPGAQKIDKKDFWEVQADICFPAALGGEITADVAERLKVKLVAEGANGPTTPEADRVLQKRGIDMIPDIIANAGGVTVSYYEWIQNKRMERWSEGEVNQRLEHAMKRNYRIIRDISRNQSRRTDSHDSRPFCIGKEVDPRCAAMILALKRIEAHYLLEGFSQ from the coding sequence ATGGCAAGCGAAGAGAACTTCATGCGCGCCCCGGCCCCGACGCCGAAGCGCACCGTCTACACGGAAGCGATGGAAATCTTCCATCGCGCCGCGGACCTCATCGGTCTGGACAAGCGCGTGCGCCTCGAGCTCGAGGAGCCGGACTACGAGCACATCTTCTATGTCACCGCGAAGCTGAAGGATCGCCTGGTGCCGCTCGCCCCCGAGCAGGCCCGGGACTTCTCGGACCTCCAGGTCACCCAGGTCCGCAACCCCGAGGGCCTGGAGCGTCTGGCCGACGGGAAGATCATCCTCAACGGCCGCGCCCTGCTCGGCTCGGACGTCTCCATCCGCCGTGGTCACCTGCGCCTTCCCGACGGCCATGTGTACCAGCTCGTTCCCGGCGAGTCGCAGCGCTTCAAGGCCTACCGCGTCCAGCACAACCAGGCCCGCGGCCCCTACAAGGGCGGCATCCGCTATCACCGCGAGGTCTCCCTGGACCTCTTCAAGGCGCTCGCCGCGGAGATGACCTGGAAGACCGCCATCTCCGAGGTCCCCTTCGGCGGTGGCAAGGGTGGCATCCAGATCGACCCCCGCTCCTACGGCAAGGAGGAGCTGGAGAACATCACCCTGCGCTTCATGTACAAGCTCAAGGGACTGATCGGCCCCAACATCGACATCCCCGCACCCGACGTGGGGACGAACGGGGACATCATGGCCCTCATGTACCGCCAGTACTCGGACGGCGAGCGCGAGCGGCACAACCTGCGCGGCATCGTCACCGGCAAGGACGTGCGCATCGGCGGCTCCGAGGGCCGTGCGGCCGCCACCGGCCAGGGCGTGGCCTTCTGCATCGAGGACTACTACGCCGAGAAGGGTGAGACCCTCAAGGGCAAGAGCTTCATCCTCCAGGGCTTCGGCAACGTGGGCAGCCACGGCGCCGCCATCCTCCAGCGCATGGGCGCCCGCCTGCTCGCGGTCAACGACGCCGACGGCACCATCTACAACGGTGACGGCATCGACGTGCCCGCACTGCTCGCCTACGTCAATGACCCGAAGAACCTGCGCCGCAGCGTGCTCGGGTTCCCCGGCGCCCAGAAGATCGACAAGAAGGACTTCTGGGAGGTCCAGGCCGACATCTGCTTCCCGGCCGCCCTCGGTGGCGAAATCACCGCCGACGTGGCCGAGCGCCTCAAGGTGAAGCTGGTGGCCGAGGGCGCCAACGGCCCCACCACCCCCGAGGCCGACCGCGTCCTGCAGAAGCGCGGCATCGACATGATCCCCGACATCATCGCCAACGCCGGTGGCGTGACGGTGAGCTACTACGAGTGGATCCAGAACAAGCGCATGGAGCGCTGGAGCGAGGGCGAGGTCAACCAGCGCCTCGAGCACGCGATGAAGCGCAACTACCGCATCATCCGCGACATCTCCCGCAACCAGTCGCGCCGCACCGACTCGCACGACAGCCGTCCGTTCTGCATCGGCAAGGAAGTGGATCCGCGCTGCGCCGCGATGATCCTCGCCCTCAAGCGCATCGAGGCCCACTACCTCCTCGAGGGCTTCTCGCAGTAA
- a CDS encoding PilZ domain-containing protein: protein MAEVQVRERRTHLRFDKVFTIYLSTEGGLSRGIGRNISAQGMFVETREQLSLGERVKVTFAGEDGTEMTCLCEVRYQVALAYGRKDGREGNTRGVGLRIVAYEVQEDAPLLLVARERVMH from the coding sequence TTGGCGGAAGTACAGGTCCGAGAGCGACGCACGCACCTGCGGTTCGACAAGGTCTTCACCATCTACCTCTCCACGGAGGGGGGGTTGAGCCGAGGCATCGGACGCAACATCAGCGCCCAGGGCATGTTCGTGGAGACGCGGGAGCAGCTGTCGCTGGGCGAGCGGGTGAAGGTGACGTTCGCGGGCGAGGACGGCACGGAGATGACGTGCCTGTGCGAGGTGCGCTACCAGGTGGCGCTGGCGTACGGGCGCAAGGACGGGCGCGAGGGCAACACGCGGGGCGTGGGGCTGCGGATCGTCGCGTACGAGGTGCAGGAGGACGCACCGCTGCTGCTGGTGGCGCGCGAGCGCGTCATGCACTGA
- a CDS encoding DUF6066 family protein — protein sequence MRRLFLAALLLVPTLALADVDARFARLRDQAEPLGSLTSFLEKYIGECASMFSGPNCRASSEEFRGKYEGKKLYMIIGEDAATMLSPGPYQPGSGNYTIQVVPYFPGGSYALTQGQPTQTDADGNPLLPLIRITGTTPEGWTAMDFMRLFSSRQVRAQLIFTPQGVWSLPRKRGVGKTTGVAARMEAILLTHARTGETLGLWFAEEPPAAGGAKKAPKKK from the coding sequence GTGAGAAGACTCTTCCTGGCCGCCCTCCTCCTCGTGCCCACGCTCGCCCTGGCGGACGTGGATGCGCGCTTCGCCCGCCTGAGAGATCAGGCCGAGCCCCTGGGCAGCCTCACGTCCTTCCTGGAGAAGTACATCGGCGAGTGCGCCAGCATGTTCTCCGGCCCCAACTGCCGGGCCAGCTCCGAGGAGTTTCGCGGAAAGTACGAAGGCAAGAAGCTCTACATGATCATCGGAGAGGATGCGGCGACCATGCTCAGCCCGGGGCCGTACCAGCCCGGCTCGGGCAACTACACCATCCAGGTCGTCCCGTACTTCCCCGGGGGCTCCTACGCCCTCACCCAGGGCCAGCCCACGCAGACGGACGCGGACGGCAACCCGCTGCTCCCGCTCATCCGCATCACCGGCACCACCCCCGAGGGGTGGACGGCCATGGACTTCATGCGCCTCTTCTCCTCGCGCCAGGTGCGCGCCCAGCTCATCTTCACGCCCCAGGGGGTGTGGAGCCTGCCGCGCAAGCGGGGCGTGGGGAAGACGACCGGTGTGGCCGCCCGCATGGAGGCCATCCTCCTCACGCACGCGCGCACCGGCGAGACGCTCGGCCTGTGGTTCGCCGAGGAGCCGCCCGCCGCCGGGGGCGCGAAGAAGGCCCCCAAGAAGAAGTAG
- a CDS encoding trypsin-like peptidase domain-containing protein gives MPPIRRSLPFLLLFALLALMPALRAGAQQRGPLAPWLEARAREHAAWVEDSTRVRSGPMGLWREWVSKEPMLPGFVPPTSLAPLIRAVEAGVVNIKAEGTTQDPLRGLARMSNTGSGFLLTPDGLVVTNNHVVARGDSVAEEIVVRLADGREFPAEVVGRDSSTDVALLRLMGQGLTGLPAVYLGDSDRLEVGDWVVAIGSPFELDHSVSHGMISAKERVIGVGPFDDFIQTDALINPGNSGGPLFNMRGEVVGVNTAIISQGQGIGFAVPINMVKDLLPNLRKNGQLQRGWMGVVIDERSQVGTPQQRAAVVKEVYPSSPAAQAGLRVGDQVVAVNGRQVDSYQQLLRKVAMLAPGTEAKLTLVRGGAQQEVTLKLAARPAQEVLAAMASPGNLGELGLLLRDLSPEVAAPMGLEPYEGVLVSGVTPRSPAARAGLRTRDVVTEVNRRKVKDIAAVKGALEKGAGSTVLLRVQRGDVQQYVVLEP, from the coding sequence ATGCCCCCCATCCGCCGTTCTCTTCCCTTCCTCCTCCTCTTCGCGCTGCTGGCGCTGATGCCCGCTCTCCGGGCGGGCGCGCAGCAACGGGGGCCACTCGCTCCCTGGCTCGAGGCACGTGCACGGGAGCACGCCGCCTGGGTGGAGGACTCCACCCGTGTGCGCAGTGGCCCGATGGGGCTGTGGCGCGAGTGGGTCTCCAAGGAGCCGATGCTGCCGGGCTTCGTGCCGCCCACCTCGCTGGCGCCGCTGATCCGGGCGGTGGAGGCGGGGGTGGTGAACATCAAGGCCGAGGGGACGACGCAGGATCCCCTGCGGGGCCTGGCGCGTATGAGCAACACGGGCTCGGGCTTCCTCCTCACGCCGGACGGGCTGGTGGTGACGAACAACCACGTGGTGGCGCGTGGGGACTCGGTGGCGGAGGAGATCGTCGTGCGCCTGGCGGACGGGCGCGAGTTCCCCGCCGAGGTGGTGGGCCGGGACTCCTCCACGGACGTGGCGCTGCTGCGGCTGATGGGACAGGGGCTGACGGGCCTGCCGGCGGTGTACCTGGGAGACTCGGACCGGCTGGAGGTGGGCGACTGGGTGGTGGCCATTGGCAGCCCGTTCGAGCTGGATCACTCGGTGTCGCACGGGATGATCTCCGCCAAGGAGCGGGTGATCGGCGTGGGGCCGTTCGACGACTTCATCCAGACGGACGCGCTCATCAACCCGGGCAACTCGGGCGGGCCGCTCTTCAACATGAGGGGCGAGGTGGTGGGCGTGAACACGGCCATCATCAGCCAGGGGCAGGGCATCGGCTTCGCGGTGCCCATCAACATGGTGAAGGATCTGCTGCCCAACCTGCGCAAGAACGGCCAGCTGCAGAGGGGCTGGATGGGCGTGGTGATCGACGAGCGGTCCCAGGTGGGCACGCCGCAACAGCGCGCCGCGGTGGTGAAGGAGGTGTACCCCAGCAGCCCGGCGGCGCAGGCGGGGCTGCGGGTGGGGGACCAGGTGGTGGCGGTGAACGGCAGGCAGGTGGACTCGTACCAGCAGTTGCTGCGCAAGGTGGCCATGCTGGCGCCGGGCACGGAGGCGAAGCTGACGCTGGTGCGCGGAGGTGCCCAGCAGGAGGTGACGCTGAAGCTGGCCGCCCGCCCCGCGCAGGAGGTGCTGGCGGCGATGGCCAGCCCGGGCAACCTGGGCGAGCTCGGCCTCCTCTTGAGGGATCTCTCCCCCGAAGTGGCGGCGCCCATGGGGCTGGAGCCCTACGAGGGGGTGCTGGTGTCGGGAGTGACGCCCCGCAGCCCGGCGGCGCGCGCGGGGCTGCGGACCCGGGACGTGGTGACCGAGGTCAACCGCCGCAAGGTGAAGGACATCGCGGCGGTGAAGGGCGCGCTGGAGAAGGGCGCGGGCTCGACGGTGCTCCTGCGGGTGCAGCGTGGGGACGTGCAGCAGTACGTCGTGCTGGAGCCCTGA
- a CDS encoding nucleotide exchange factor GrpE, with protein sequence MNGNPRTDGPPQEAQGQEAAAATATPETSAEQQPAQEAAADVERQRLETELDATRKRVDQLARAYQELMKDREEFKQRLTRERERMMDVERGNVATTLLEAVDELDRCLSMSGGDTSSPLAQGVKMIRDGLLSKLQQTGIERIQVVGLPYDPNTAEATDMEITPNPDEDQKVVAEARAGYRLKDRIIRPARVKVAKYVAPAQA encoded by the coding sequence ATGAATGGCAATCCCCGGACCGACGGTCCGCCCCAGGAGGCACAGGGACAGGAAGCCGCCGCGGCCACCGCGACGCCCGAGACGTCCGCCGAGCAGCAGCCGGCCCAGGAGGCCGCGGCGGATGTGGAGCGGCAGCGGTTGGAGACGGAGCTCGACGCGACCCGGAAGCGCGTGGATCAACTGGCGCGCGCCTACCAGGAGTTGATGAAGGATCGCGAGGAGTTCAAGCAGCGCCTCACGCGCGAGCGCGAGCGGATGATGGACGTGGAGCGCGGCAACGTGGCCACCACGCTGCTGGAGGCGGTGGACGAGCTGGATCGCTGCCTGTCCATGAGCGGAGGGGATACGTCCTCGCCGCTGGCGCAGGGCGTGAAGATGATCCGAGACGGCCTGCTGTCGAAGCTGCAGCAGACGGGCATCGAGCGAATCCAGGTGGTGGGCCTGCCGTATGATCCGAACACGGCGGAGGCCACGGACATGGAGATCACCCCCAATCCGGACGAGGACCAGAAGGTGGTGGCCGAGGCCCGTGCGGGGTACCGGCTGAAGGATCGGATCATTCGTCCGGCGCGGGTAAAGGTGGCCAAGTACGTCGCCCCCGCCCAGGCCTGA
- a CDS encoding RNA polymerase sigma factor region1.1 domain-containing protein produces MENRIGKSYTARKALFAKGLREGRLTVQEIEKALPAGTLTAAERWLLYYSLRAAQVEIVDEVTGQVDHGFMSEPPSAPAEH; encoded by the coding sequence GTGGAGAATAGAATCGGGAAGAGCTATACGGCGCGCAAGGCACTCTTCGCGAAGGGGCTGCGTGAGGGCCGTCTGACCGTGCAGGAGATCGAGAAGGCACTGCCCGCCGGCACCCTCACGGCCGCCGAGAGGTGGCTGTTGTACTACTCGCTCCGGGCGGCCCAGGTGGAGATCGTCGACGAGGTGACCGGACAGGTGGATCACGGCTTCATGTCCGAGCCGCCCTCCGCGCCCGCCGAGCACTAG
- the ftsH gene encoding ATP-dependent zinc metalloprotease FtsH, whose product MKPQNTLPPGISPRGKKQEKPPPPNKGFRFGSPLGYIILLVLGFMLFRNVFQDAGVQRVSYSRFREAITEGKFSRVQLSQEWVKGILKDSTQPPADSQATGPGPLRSEPSALPWLAYRVQGDEELVPLLEQQGVQYEAVPQSSFSEVLWIWLLPLGLAFLFWSFMMRRMAGGIGQGPQSVMSFGKTRAKVQAESDTGVGFKDVAGVDEAVEELREIVEFLKTPEKFRRLGGRIPKGVLLVGPPGTGKTLLARAVAGEAGVPFFSLSGSEFVEMFVGVGAARVRDLFAQATAKAPCIIFIDELDAIGKSRNAGVAGGHDEREQTLNQLLAEMDGFDSRAGLIILAATNRPEILDSALMRPGRFDRQVLVDRPDKRGRERVLEIHSRGVKLGPDVDLKSIASRTPGFAGADLANVVNEAALLAARRNRDNVTRAEFEEAIERVVAGLEKKNRRMNEREKEIVAHHEAGHAVVGWMLPHAERVTKISIIPRGIAALGYTMSMPLEDRYLMSLDELRDKMASMMGGRAAEEIFIGEVSTGASNDLKQATEIARLMVRDYGMSSLGPVALGAEQQNAFLRSALGPEVRTYSEQTARMVDEEIRKMVSEALDRARRVLTLHRDKVEALAARLLAVEVVEEEEILKLLGPKATAVKGLLHPEARQVISAHPAGGEEPPPPGIQHSDGKLPDA is encoded by the coding sequence ATGAAGCCTCAGAACACGCTACCGCCGGGGATCAGCCCTCGCGGAAAGAAGCAGGAAAAGCCACCACCTCCCAACAAGGGCTTCAGGTTCGGCTCTCCGCTTGGCTACATCATATTGCTCGTCCTGGGCTTCATGTTGTTCCGCAACGTCTTCCAGGACGCGGGTGTGCAGCGGGTGAGCTACAGCCGGTTCCGTGAAGCCATCACGGAGGGGAAGTTCTCCCGGGTGCAGCTGTCGCAGGAGTGGGTCAAGGGAATCCTCAAGGATTCCACGCAGCCACCGGCCGACAGCCAGGCCACCGGTCCCGGGCCGCTGCGCAGCGAGCCCAGCGCCCTGCCGTGGCTGGCCTACCGCGTCCAGGGCGACGAGGAGCTGGTCCCGCTGCTGGAGCAGCAGGGGGTCCAGTACGAAGCCGTGCCCCAGTCCAGTTTCTCCGAGGTGCTGTGGATCTGGCTGCTGCCGCTGGGCCTCGCGTTCCTTTTCTGGAGCTTCATGATGCGGCGGATGGCCGGAGGCATCGGCCAGGGTCCGCAGAGCGTCATGAGCTTCGGCAAGACACGGGCCAAGGTGCAGGCCGAGTCCGACACCGGCGTGGGCTTCAAGGACGTCGCCGGCGTGGACGAGGCGGTGGAGGAGCTGCGGGAGATCGTCGAGTTCCTCAAGACGCCGGAGAAGTTCCGCCGGCTGGGCGGCCGCATCCCCAAGGGGGTGCTGCTGGTGGGCCCGCCGGGCACGGGCAAGACGCTGCTGGCCCGCGCGGTGGCGGGGGAGGCCGGTGTGCCCTTCTTCAGCCTCTCGGGCTCCGAGTTCGTGGAGATGTTCGTCGGCGTGGGCGCCGCCCGGGTGAGGGATCTGTTCGCCCAGGCGACCGCCAAGGCGCCGTGCATCATCTTCATCGACGAGCTGGACGCCATCGGCAAGAGCCGCAACGCGGGTGTGGCCGGCGGCCATGACGAGCGCGAGCAGACGCTCAACCAGCTCCTGGCGGAGATGGATGGCTTCGACAGCCGCGCCGGCCTCATCATCCTGGCGGCCACCAACCGGCCGGAGATCCTCGACAGCGCGCTCATGCGTCCGGGCCGCTTCGACCGGCAGGTGCTGGTGGACCGGCCGGACAAGCGCGGCCGCGAGCGGGTGCTGGAGATTCACTCGCGGGGCGTGAAGCTGGGACCGGACGTGGACCTCAAGTCCATCGCTTCGCGCACCCCGGGCTTCGCGGGCGCGGATCTGGCCAACGTGGTGAACGAGGCGGCCCTGCTGGCCGCGCGCCGCAACCGCGACAACGTCACCCGGGCCGAGTTCGAGGAGGCCATCGAGCGCGTGGTGGCGGGCCTCGAGAAGAAGAACCGCCGGATGAACGAGCGCGAGAAGGAGATCGTCGCTCACCACGAGGCGGGCCATGCGGTGGTGGGCTGGATGCTGCCGCACGCCGAGCGGGTGACGAAGATCTCCATCATCCCTCGCGGCATCGCCGCGCTGGGCTACACCATGTCGATGCCGCTCGAGGACCGCTACCTCATGTCGCTGGACGAGCTGCGCGACAAGATGGCCTCGATGATGGGCGGGCGCGCCGCCGAGGAGATCTTCATCGGCGAGGTGTCCACCGGTGCCTCCAATGACCTGAAACAGGCCACGGAGATCGCCCGGCTGATGGTGCGCGACTACGGCATGAGCTCGCTGGGGCCGGTGGCCCTGGGGGCGGAGCAGCAGAATGCCTTCCTGCGCTCGGCCCTGGGTCCGGAGGTCCGCACGTACTCGGAGCAGACGGCGCGCATGGTGGACGAGGAGATCCGCAAGATGGTCTCCGAGGCGCTCGACCGGGCCCGCCGGGTGCTCACCCTGCACCGGGACAAGGTGGAGGCGCTCGCCGCCCGGCTGCTCGCCGTCGAGGTGGTGGAGGAGGAGGAGATCCTCAAGCTGCTCGGCCCCAAGGCCACCGCGGTGAAGGGCCTGCTGCACCCCGAGGCCCGCCAGGTCATCTCCGCGCACCCGGCCGGCGGCGAGGAGCCGCCTCCTCCTGGCATCCAGCACTCCGACGGGAAGTTGCCGGACGCCTGA
- a CDS encoding (deoxy)nucleoside triphosphate pyrophosphohydrolase encodes MARRHIRVVGAMLQNAEGRYLITQRPPKATLPLLWEFPGGRVEEGESDPQALAREIREEMGVEVEVGEQALHTHHEYPTYDIDFRVYHCRLTSPESAIQHLRVHDHRWVALDEMSKYQFPDADAKTLAKLLGLEA; translated from the coding sequence ATGGCTCGCCGTCACATCCGCGTCGTCGGCGCGATGCTGCAGAACGCCGAGGGCCGCTACCTCATCACCCAGCGCCCTCCCAAGGCCACGTTGCCCCTGCTTTGGGAGTTCCCCGGAGGCCGTGTGGAGGAAGGGGAGTCGGATCCCCAGGCGCTCGCCCGGGAGATCCGCGAGGAGATGGGCGTGGAGGTGGAGGTGGGGGAACAGGCGCTCCACACCCATCACGAGTACCCCACGTACGACATCGACTTCCGCGTCTACCACTGCCGGCTCACCAGCCCCGAGTCCGCCATCCAGCACCTGCGTGTGCATGACCACCGCTGGGTGGCACTGGATGAGATGTCGAAGTACCAGTTCCCCGACGCGGACGCGAAGACGTTGGCCAAGCTGCTGGGCCTGGAAGCCTGA
- a CDS encoding serine/threonine-protein kinase — translation MSIRSSPDNPQRTTSPVVLDAGLASYEFVRSLGQGHHGELVLTRQRYRQGTGGYTVLKRLNRVVRQEDYQRLVEEARLGGRLRHPNIVSVQLLAGTPAEPLLLMDYCEGPALGDLVRQAAKSGRSFSEAFCCHVTSEVAEALHYAHSLLNDDGESLGVVHRDVTPQSILLGQHGEVKLIDFGAAWSRLEGRISTEGDSDIGDLAYSSPERAMMELLDGRADLFSLGLVFLQLLTGRHLLDATERHEAELLGRQLRTRGDAGASRLSTMEELGPTRTGELMKRLRQLEAREVEAATGSLPEGLRPILHRMLARRREDRYATGAEVAQALRDYQWRAGHRFGRAELVAEVAALRAAALGDLEDSSRSKRGRGSSRGRRGGPGREP, via the coding sequence ATGTCGATCCGGTCGTCCCCTGACAACCCCCAGCGCACCACGTCTCCGGTGGTGTTGGATGCCGGGCTGGCGAGCTACGAATTCGTACGCTCGCTGGGCCAGGGCCATCATGGAGAACTGGTGCTCACGCGCCAGCGTTACCGTCAGGGCACGGGAGGTTATACCGTCCTGAAACGGCTCAACCGCGTCGTGCGCCAGGAGGACTACCAGCGTCTGGTGGAGGAGGCGCGGTTGGGCGGCAGGTTGCGCCACCCCAACATCGTCTCGGTCCAGCTGCTCGCCGGCACTCCGGCGGAGCCGCTCCTCCTCATGGACTACTGCGAGGGCCCTGCCCTGGGTGACCTCGTGCGTCAGGCCGCGAAATCGGGCCGCTCCTTCTCCGAGGCCTTCTGCTGCCATGTGACCTCCGAGGTCGCAGAGGCGCTCCACTACGCGCACTCGCTCCTCAATGACGACGGGGAGTCCCTGGGCGTCGTCCACCGGGACGTGACGCCCCAGTCCATCCTCCTGGGCCAGCATGGCGAGGTGAAGCTGATCGACTTCGGGGCGGCCTGGTCCCGTCTCGAGGGTCGCATCTCCACCGAGGGCGACAGCGACATCGGAGACCTGGCCTACAGCTCCCCGGAGCGGGCCATGATGGAGCTGCTCGACGGGCGCGCGGATCTGTTCTCCCTGGGCCTCGTCTTCCTGCAGCTGCTCACCGGGCGGCACCTGCTGGACGCCACCGAGCGCCACGAGGCGGAGCTGCTCGGCCGTCAGCTGCGCACCCGCGGGGACGCCGGCGCCAGCCGCCTGTCGACCATGGAGGAGCTGGGCCCCACGCGCACCGGCGAGCTGATGAAGCGGCTGCGCCAGCTGGAAGCGCGGGAGGTGGAGGCGGCGACGGGCTCGCTGCCCGAGGGGTTGCGCCCCATCCTCCACCGCATGCTCGCGCGGCGGCGGGAGGACCGTTATGCAACGGGGGCGGAGGTGGCTCAGGCGCTCCGCGATTACCAGTGGCGCGCCGGTCATCGGTTCGGACGCGCCGAGTTGGTGGCGGAGGTGGCCGCCCTGCGTGCCGCCGCCCTGGGGGATCTGGAGGACTCCAGCCGCTCGAAACGGGGCCGGGGTTCGTCCCGGGGACGTCGCGGGGGGCCTGGACGGGAGCCCTGA
- a CDS encoding helix-turn-helix transcriptional regulator, producing MALPRGLAATIGTAARAARIRANLTQEDVAERVGLATEVYGRLERGGMLPSVPTLKKLCETLRIPSDVLLGLQPAQENFWTKEAPARPVEEPAEIRRLVRTVKKLEPAEFRLLSLMATGLVRLRHMRQSRGQEDASPSQ from the coding sequence ATGGCTCTCCCACGAGGACTGGCGGCCACCATTGGGACCGCGGCGCGGGCGGCACGAATTCGAGCCAATCTCACTCAAGAGGACGTGGCCGAGCGCGTGGGGCTGGCCACCGAGGTCTACGGACGACTGGAGCGCGGCGGAATGCTGCCCAGCGTGCCCACGCTCAAGAAGCTGTGCGAGACACTGCGAATCCCCTCGGACGTGTTGTTGGGGTTGCAGCCCGCACAGGAGAACTTCTGGACCAAGGAGGCTCCGGCCCGGCCGGTGGAGGAGCCCGCGGAGATCCGCCGGCTGGTGAGGACGGTGAAGAAGCTGGAGCCGGCCGAGTTCCGCCTGCTCAGCCTCATGGCCACCGGCCTGGTGCGGCTCAGACACATGAGACAGAGCCGGGGACAGGAGGACGCCTCGCCCTCCCAGTAG
- a CDS encoding cytochrome c-type biogenesis protein yields the protein MTAALLSLTLFLASGQFAPQQAGSEPLAPPLEMRVQKLGKELRCAVCQGLSVADSPSSMARAQLDKIRELVAQGQSDQEVRDYFVARYGEWVLLQPTAEGVNLLVWVGPVLLLLGGAYVIARQVKRGEPSAPTASTPTASTPATPAEPTPSTTDAVDPYLQAVRRELDQ from the coding sequence ATGACCGCCGCCCTTCTCTCATTGACGCTCTTTCTCGCCTCGGGCCAGTTCGCGCCCCAACAGGCCGGGAGTGAACCCCTCGCGCCACCTCTGGAGATGCGCGTGCAGAAGCTCGGCAAGGAGCTGCGCTGCGCCGTGTGCCAGGGCCTCTCCGTGGCCGACAGCCCCTCCTCCATGGCTCGCGCCCAGCTGGACAAGATCCGCGAGCTGGTGGCGCAGGGCCAATCGGACCAGGAGGTCCGTGACTACTTCGTGGCCCGCTACGGCGAGTGGGTGCTGCTGCAGCCCACGGCCGAGGGCGTCAACCTGCTCGTGTGGGTGGGCCCGGTGCTGCTGCTGCTGGGCGGCGCCTACGTCATCGCGCGGCAGGTGAAGCGCGGCGAGCCGTCCGCTCCGACGGCCTCCACTCCGACGGCCTCCACGCCCGCGACGCCCGCGGAGCCCACCCCGTCCACGACCGACGCCGTGGACCCGTACCTTCAGGCCGTGCGCCGGGAGCTGGATCAATGA
- a CDS encoding tetratricopeptide repeat protein, which produces MNPQTSTNWIPGLVVLAVGFIAAALFLLTQRRKGGPAQESVKDGALEDLERRYQSLIEQLKELAADKHSLAPERYEAERTRLEQEAVAALRARDEHQKKQGAKGPEPRTAPVTTGFLSPQLKGALWGGGIVLFFGILGYTLVSEQRARGEDDTATGRVPPGMGANGQQQPQEEDAELAQAWERLKENPSDLETAALLSHELIRRQMYEDAERVTQRGLAVDPFNVELRVHQGVLRAVRGDEAGAERELVTLVDTYPDAQESLLFLGALAMRQGNKAKALEYFERFAVEVPANLQPPPLLAAIQQLRGELGR; this is translated from the coding sequence ATGAACCCGCAGACGTCCACCAACTGGATTCCTGGACTCGTCGTGCTCGCGGTGGGCTTCATCGCCGCGGCGTTGTTCCTGCTCACCCAGCGCCGCAAGGGCGGGCCCGCGCAGGAGTCCGTGAAGGATGGAGCGCTCGAGGATCTGGAGAGGCGCTACCAGTCGCTGATCGAGCAGCTCAAGGAGCTGGCGGCGGACAAGCACTCGCTGGCGCCGGAGCGCTACGAGGCGGAGCGGACGCGGCTGGAGCAGGAGGCGGTGGCGGCGCTGCGCGCGAGGGACGAGCACCAGAAGAAGCAGGGAGCGAAGGGGCCCGAGCCACGGACGGCGCCGGTGACCACGGGCTTCCTGTCGCCCCAGCTCAAGGGAGCGCTGTGGGGCGGGGGCATCGTGCTGTTCTTCGGAATCCTGGGCTACACGCTGGTGTCCGAGCAGCGCGCGCGTGGCGAGGACGACACCGCGACGGGCCGGGTGCCGCCGGGGATGGGGGCGAACGGGCAACAGCAGCCGCAAGAGGAGGACGCGGAGCTGGCGCAGGCGTGGGAGAGGCTGAAGGAGAACCCGTCGGACCTGGAGACGGCGGCGCTGCTGAGCCACGAGCTGATCCGGCGGCAGATGTACGAGGACGCGGAGCGCGTGACGCAGCGAGGGTTGGCGGTGGATCCGTTCAACGTGGAGCTGCGGGTGCACCAGGGAGTGCTGAGGGCGGTGAGAGGAGACGAGGCGGGAGCGGAGCGGGAGCTGGTGACGCTGGTGGACACGTACCCGGACGCGCAGGAGTCGTTGCTCTTCCTGGGGGCGCTGGCGATGAGGCAGGGGAACAAGGCGAAGGCGCTGGAGTACTTCGAGCGATTCGCGGTGGAGGTGCCGGCGAACCTGCAGCCGCCGCCGTTGCTGGCGGCGATCCAGCAGCTCCGAGGAGAGCTGGGAAGGTAA